The nucleotide window GAATAGGATACGGCAAATGCAACCTTCCCTTCACTGTCGTCAGGCCCGCCACCAATGGTTTCGATGATCTCCAGGCCGTGCCACTCAGCGCCCTCTGCCCAGGCACGAGTCGTCTTTTCATTGAAGTCAGCACAGTGATCCGGATGGAGAGAAGTGCGGAGAAAATCTATTTCCTTCATGGCGTAAGCGCTGTACCGGGAACGCATAAGCTGTTCAGCAGTCTCCGCCGGTCTCTCACCTTTTATTATGGCCTGGCAGCATGCTTCATAAGCCAGGGTTGATCCGCAGGGGCATACATTCATATCTGTCTCCTTCTGAAAAATATTGAAATTATATCACATATCGATATGCTCTCTTTGCCATCTGAAGCCGGACAATATAAAAAGGGTGGCAGTATGGAACATTCTGCCACCCTCTATCAGTCCGCTGTCCTTTTGTCTATCGAAGGCCCGGGCCTCCACCTGAACCCGGTT belongs to Nitrospirota bacterium and includes:
- a CDS encoding SEC-C domain-containing protein, whose protein sequence is MNVCPCGSTLAYEACCQAIIKGERPAETAEQLMRSRYSAYAMKEIDFLRTSLHPDHCADFNEKTTRAWAEGAEWHGLEIIETIGGGPDDSEGKVAFAVSYSEQGTRKDYRERATFSKKDGTWFLVGGEPLSVKPVVREAPKTGRNDPCPCGSGKKFKKCCAQ